A genomic window from Veillonellaceae bacterium includes:
- a CDS encoding response regulator transcription factor: MPIRLLIADDHALLRQGIKNVLELEPDLVVIGEAADGDAAISKSTELAPDILLLDINMPRKNGLEVTRCLRDAQSTTKVIILTIHDDENYVIEVIKAGAAGYLLKDVEPGMLVKAIKTVYEGESFIYPTLARKLLREINRQEEKKNEAAKVLDRRREERLTYREIEVLQLICQGMSNQTIAQTLFLSEKTVKNHLTNIFRKINVTDRTQAVLYALKHKIVELN, translated from the coding sequence GTGCCAATCAGATTACTTATTGCAGATGACCATGCATTGTTGCGTCAAGGTATTAAGAATGTATTAGAATTGGAACCTGATCTTGTTGTGATTGGCGAGGCGGCTGATGGCGATGCGGCCATTTCCAAATCAACTGAATTAGCGCCAGATATTTTGCTGCTTGATATAAATATGCCGCGGAAGAATGGGCTGGAAGTTACCAGATGTCTTCGCGATGCACAATCAACAACTAAGGTAATTATCCTAACTATTCATGATGATGAGAACTATGTGATTGAGGTTATAAAAGCCGGGGCTGCCGGCTATCTGCTTAAAGATGTTGAGCCCGGGATGCTGGTAAAGGCCATTAAGACGGTTTACGAAGGCGAGTCCTTTATTTATCCGACTTTAGCCCGCAAGCTGCTTAGGGAGATTAATCGTCAGGAAGAAAAGAAGAATGAGGCGGCTAAGGTTTTAGACCGTCGTCGGGAAGAACGGCTTACTTATCGCGAGATTGAAGTTCTCCAGCTTATTTGCCAAGGTATGAGCAACCAGACAATTGCCCAGACGCTTTTCTTGAGTGAAAAAACGGTCAAGAACCATTTGACTAATATTTTTCGGAAGATTAATGTTACCGACCGGACGCAGGCTGTGCTGTATGCGTTAAAGCATAAGATAGTGGAGCTTAACTAA